One Sanguibacter keddieii DSM 10542 genomic window carries:
- a CDS encoding cold-shock protein: MPTGKVKFFDTERGFGFIASDDGEQVFLHASALPEGVTAPKPGAKVEFGVADGRKGPQALSVTFLDPVPSVAKAVRKPADDMAVIVEDLITLLDTVGNSLRRGRYPEKSTATKVATVLRAVADDIEA, from the coding sequence GTGCCCACCGGCAAGGTCAAGTTCTTCGACACCGAACGCGGTTTCGGCTTCATCGCCAGCGACGACGGCGAGCAGGTCTTCCTGCACGCCTCCGCCCTGCCCGAGGGCGTCACCGCCCCGAAGCCGGGTGCCAAGGTCGAGTTCGGCGTGGCTGACGGCCGCAAGGGCCCGCAGGCGCTCTCGGTGACGTTCCTCGACCCGGTGCCCTCCGTCGCCAAGGCCGTGCGCAAGCCGGCCGACGACATGGCCGTCATCGTCGAGGACCTCATCACGCTGCTCGACACGGTCGGCAACTCGCTGCGTCGCGGACGCTACCCCGAGAAGTCCACCGCGACGAAGGTCGCCACGGTGCTGCGCGCCGTCGCCGACGACATCGAGGCTTAG
- a CDS encoding helicase-associated domain-containing protein, producing the protein MVTFSDSVRARDDARLVALLARRPDLASPSPSTLLSLAARAMSRASVHRAVVSLDVAHLEVLESVHVLEMIGDDATAERVISAVLGTAPAAESAAGAVGADSSTRSTAPEKAEGAVAPARSTGTSAAPDPTDAPGTPGTLDPGGTYAADVARLLSVLSDLEEMALLWRPTPTTYRAAPGVDEVQDTFPAGLGPSSAGSPAPSSASTSSSGNLTPTSARYLTPEASGTTSASAAASAHSPSGPAGHQTDWAAAVTPEMRAALEDAPAGARSILAALTWGPPVGRMPSTADGPTAAPTRWLLEQGFVRKADAHHVLLPREVALALRGGRTHRGLSTPPPLPEPALDPATVEAESARAAQEVVRLVTDLVAVWQETPAATLRSGGLGVRDLRRLALRLEVDERTAAFVVELASMAGLVVDDGDDPASFAPTLDADDWLAEDLPGRWATLVSAWHSSARTPWLVGSRDERGTLRSALEPELHRAWVPRLRGEVLGVLRAAPAASVPADEVTAVLRWRAPRAVPPHEAVDALLAEAALLGVTGAGALSAAGEVLAGVPVLTVADDAARTALAGAMAAALPDAVDDLLLQGDLTGIVPGRPTPGLEALLADSAAVESRGSAITVRFTPESVTRALDAGRTGDELLAELASHSRSGLPQPLEYLVRDAARRHGQLRLGAASSYVRVEDPVLLAGLVEDPRLRGLGLFRVAPTVLAASAAPAQLLAALRERGLAPAMEGPDGQVVHADRRTPRVRLAGRRGRRRSPGVDGSTRGLAPERPDRLLALVAVLRRGEEQARATQAAGPAAQTDRPGAGGSAGTSASATRTAAGVSARRARGTSPSAASTRTTSTNPAGSPTSPGAGRSTGDQGGSAQGDPAAGPQLSEGTTEPVVALALLREAAADGREVLVDIVGPSGDVTRRRLRPMRLDAGRLRAVDVARESELTVAVHRIANVEPILATP; encoded by the coding sequence ATGGTCACCTTCAGCGATTCCGTGCGGGCGAGAGACGACGCCCGGCTCGTCGCGCTGCTGGCCCGACGGCCTGACCTCGCGTCCCCCTCCCCCTCGACCCTGCTGTCCCTCGCCGCCCGGGCGATGAGCCGGGCGAGCGTGCACCGTGCGGTCGTGAGCCTCGACGTCGCGCACCTCGAGGTCCTCGAGTCCGTGCACGTCCTCGAGATGATCGGCGACGACGCGACCGCCGAGCGCGTGATCTCGGCGGTGCTGGGCACAGCGCCCGCCGCGGAGAGTGCCGCTGGCGCTGTCGGAGCAGACAGCAGCACACGCTCCACCGCCCCCGAGAAGGCCGAAGGTGCGGTGGCCCCTGCTCGCTCGACCGGGACGAGCGCCGCGCCCGACCCCACCGACGCCCCTGGTACCCCCGGCACCCTCGACCCTGGAGGCACATACGCCGCGGACGTCGCCCGCCTCCTCTCGGTCCTGTCCGACCTCGAGGAGATGGCGCTGCTGTGGCGGCCGACCCCGACCACCTACCGGGCCGCACCGGGCGTCGACGAGGTGCAGGACACCTTCCCGGCGGGCCTCGGCCCGTCCTCGGCCGGGAGCCCCGCTCCGTCCTCGGCCAGCACCTCCTCGTCGGGGAACCTCACGCCGACCTCGGCCAGGTACCTCACGCCCGAGGCGTCCGGCACCACCTCCGCGAGCGCTGCCGCCTCCGCGCACTCCCCCTCCGGGCCCGCGGGGCACCAGACCGACTGGGCGGCGGCCGTCACGCCCGAGATGCGGGCGGCCCTCGAGGACGCCCCGGCCGGTGCACGATCGATCCTCGCGGCGCTCACCTGGGGTCCGCCGGTCGGCCGGATGCCGAGCACGGCCGACGGTCCGACCGCGGCGCCGACCCGGTGGCTGCTCGAGCAGGGGTTCGTGCGCAAGGCCGACGCGCACCACGTGCTGCTGCCCCGCGAGGTGGCGCTCGCGCTCCGTGGTGGTCGCACGCACCGCGGGCTGAGCACGCCGCCCCCGCTCCCGGAGCCCGCGCTCGACCCGGCGACGGTCGAGGCCGAGTCGGCCCGGGCCGCTCAGGAGGTCGTGCGGCTGGTGACCGACCTGGTCGCGGTGTGGCAGGAGACGCCGGCGGCGACGTTGCGGTCGGGGGGCCTGGGGGTGCGCGACCTGCGGCGGCTCGCGCTGCGGCTCGAGGTCGACGAGCGCACCGCGGCCTTCGTCGTGGAGCTCGCGAGCATGGCGGGTCTCGTGGTCGACGACGGCGACGACCCCGCGTCCTTCGCTCCGACGCTCGACGCGGACGACTGGCTCGCCGAGGACCTGCCCGGTCGCTGGGCGACCCTGGTGAGCGCGTGGCACTCGTCGGCGCGCACCCCGTGGCTGGTGGGCAGCCGTGACGAGCGCGGGACGCTGCGCAGCGCCCTCGAGCCGGAGCTGCACCGGGCGTGGGTGCCGCGGCTGCGCGGCGAGGTGCTCGGCGTGCTGCGTGCCGCCCCTGCTGCCTCCGTGCCGGCCGACGAGGTCACCGCCGTGCTGAGGTGGCGTGCTCCGCGCGCCGTCCCGCCGCACGAGGCCGTCGACGCCCTGCTCGCCGAGGCCGCCCTGCTGGGCGTGACCGGTGCCGGGGCGCTCTCGGCCGCGGGAGAGGTGCTCGCGGGGGTGCCCGTCCTCACCGTGGCCGACGACGCCGCCCGCACCGCGCTGGCGGGCGCCATGGCGGCGGCGCTCCCCGACGCCGTCGACGACCTGCTGCTGCAGGGCGACCTCACCGGGATCGTGCCCGGGCGCCCGACGCCGGGTCTCGAGGCGCTGCTCGCCGACTCGGCCGCCGTCGAGTCGCGCGGGTCTGCCATCACCGTGCGCTTCACGCCGGAGTCCGTGACCCGTGCGCTCGACGCCGGGCGGACGGGCGACGAGCTCCTCGCCGAGCTCGCGTCGCACTCGCGCTCGGGGCTCCCCCAGCCCCTCGAGTACCTGGTGCGGGACGCGGCACGCCGCCACGGCCAGCTGCGCCTCGGTGCGGCGTCGTCCTACGTGCGGGTCGAGGACCCGGTGCTGCTCGCCGGCCTGGTCGAGGACCCGCGGCTGCGCGGGCTGGGGCTGTTCCGCGTCGCACCCACCGTCCTCGCGGCGTCTGCCGCACCAGCCCAGCTGCTCGCCGCGCTGCGCGAGCGCGGGCTCGCCCCGGCGATGGAGGGCCCCGACGGTCAGGTGGTGCACGCCGACCGCCGGACGCCGCGGGTCCGTCTCGCCGGCCGGCGCGGTCGGCGCCGGTCGCCGGGCGTCGACGGCTCGACCCGCGGGCTCGCCCCGGAGCGTCCCGACCGTCTGCTGGCGCTCGTCGCGGTCCTGCGACGCGGCGAGGAGCAGGCCCGTGCGACCCAGGCCGCGGGTCCCGCCGCGCAGACCGACCGGCCCGGTGCTGGCGGCTCGGCAGGCACGTCCGCGAGCGCCACCCGCACCGCAGCCGGCGTCTCGGCCCGCCGCGCCCGCGGCACGAGCCCCTCCGCTGCCTCGACGAGGACCACCAGCACGAACCCTGCCGGCTCCCCCACGAGCCCGGGCGCTGGCAGGTCCACCGGCGACCAGGGGGGCTCCGCGCAGGGCGACCCCGCCGCCGGTCCCCAGCTCTCCGAGGGAACAACGGAGCCCGTGGTCGCGTTGGCACTGCTGCGTGAGGCGGCGGCCGACGGTCGCGAGGTCCTCGTCGACATCGTCGGTCCCTCGGGGGACGTGACACGTCGGCGGCTGCGCCCCATGCGTCTCGACGCGGGCCGCCTCCGGGCGGTCGACGTCGCTCGCGAGTCCGAGCTCACGGTCGCGGTGCACCGCATCGCGAACGTCGAGCCCATCCTGGCCACCCCATGA
- a CDS encoding SDR family NAD(P)-dependent oxidoreductase, giving the protein MDLQQLFGLDGRTALVTGGSSGIGRGIALALAGAGAHVLVAARTVEALDATVAHVRDEGGSAERLVADLSTREGAHALAEAAEAAAGRRDDGGVDVLVCSAGINLRPPMPELDEAVWDATMAVNLDAPFVLGQRLAPGMAARGYGRLVHISSQQAHRPFGASGAYGVSKAALEALARSQAEAWSPHGVTANVLVPGFVPTALNRRLSSDPATVSALAARTLVGRNGHPDDFAGAAVFLASGASAYVTGQSIAVDGGFSMH; this is encoded by the coding sequence ATGGACCTCCAGCAGCTCTTCGGCCTCGACGGCCGCACCGCCCTCGTCACCGGAGGCAGCTCCGGGATCGGCCGCGGGATCGCCCTGGCTCTCGCAGGTGCCGGGGCGCACGTCCTGGTCGCCGCGCGCACGGTCGAGGCCCTCGACGCGACGGTCGCGCATGTCCGCGACGAGGGCGGGTCGGCCGAGCGGCTGGTCGCCGACCTCTCGACGCGGGAGGGGGCGCACGCCCTGGCCGAGGCGGCAGAGGCTGCGGCCGGCAGGCGGGACGACGGTGGTGTCGACGTCCTGGTGTGCTCGGCGGGGATCAACCTGCGCCCGCCCATGCCCGAGCTCGACGAGGCCGTGTGGGACGCCACCATGGCGGTGAACCTCGACGCGCCCTTCGTGCTCGGTCAGCGCCTGGCCCCGGGGATGGCCGCGCGCGGGTACGGGCGACTGGTCCACATCAGCTCGCAGCAGGCGCACCGGCCCTTCGGCGCGAGCGGCGCCTACGGGGTCTCCAAGGCGGCCCTCGAGGCGCTCGCCCGGTCGCAGGCCGAGGCGTGGTCGCCGCACGGTGTCACGGCCAACGTCCTCGTACCCGGCTTCGTCCCGACCGCGCTCAACCGCCGGCTCTCGAGCGACCCCGCCACGGTCTCCGCGCTCGCCGCCCGGACCCTGGTCGGCCGCAACGGGCACCCGGACGACTTCGCCGGCGCCGCGGTGTTCCTCGCCAGCGGCGCGTCGGCCTACGTGACGGGCCAGTCCATCGCCGTCGACGGCGGGTTCTCGATGCACTGA
- a CDS encoding EAL and HDOD domain-containing protein yields MDHPRALPTTDAMPGTYAAPVLPGEGLSDVSPTFGRLAIVDRKRQVLAYALPVLTALDGDVADAAAAASLHQVYRTVDLEKYVADRPAFIWSTPAMLAGHESVPPSQGGVGLLVHPTATRRADGAEQIIALSERGTPTVLVKFAGEPGQRALLPFVSHVMIDVADGTLDLGELVTVAHNAGVTVIAENVQGTLGPAKAWGLGVDFLMGSIYHHEKPTKVRSLDPGEIQCLEVVRLLSAPEVDTTRIAEVLSSDPEMTVRVLHLVNSVAIGLPQRVDSLHRAIIMLGPSKLTTLVMASLISSRIQQMDALWFLLARAAACRELAGDDAGYTVGLLSAFSEETGIPVSVLVEKSLVSEEVARALDSYEGHLGATLAAVVAHEHGDAAGVAATAWRPEQVAHAYLVALPWALETVRQLNLT; encoded by the coding sequence CGCGCTGCCGACGACCGACGCCATGCCCGGCACCTACGCCGCCCCCGTGCTCCCGGGCGAGGGCCTGTCCGACGTCTCGCCCACCTTCGGGCGCCTGGCGATCGTCGACCGCAAGCGCCAGGTCCTCGCCTACGCGCTGCCCGTGCTGACGGCCCTCGACGGTGACGTCGCCGACGCGGCCGCCGCGGCCTCGCTGCACCAGGTCTACCGGACGGTCGACCTCGAGAAGTACGTCGCCGACCGTCCCGCCTTCATCTGGTCGACACCCGCGATGCTCGCCGGGCACGAGTCCGTCCCGCCGAGCCAGGGCGGGGTCGGCCTGCTCGTGCACCCGACCGCGACCCGTCGCGCCGACGGCGCGGAGCAGATCATCGCGCTGTCCGAGCGGGGCACGCCGACCGTCCTCGTGAAGTTCGCCGGCGAGCCTGGCCAGCGCGCGCTGCTGCCCTTCGTGTCGCACGTGATGATCGACGTCGCGGACGGCACGCTCGACCTCGGAGAGCTCGTCACCGTCGCGCACAACGCGGGCGTCACCGTCATCGCCGAGAACGTGCAGGGCACGCTCGGTCCCGCGAAGGCGTGGGGTCTCGGCGTCGACTTCCTCATGGGCTCGATCTACCACCACGAGAAACCCACGAAGGTCCGCAGCCTCGACCCGGGCGAGATCCAGTGCCTCGAGGTCGTCCGGCTCCTGTCGGCGCCCGAGGTCGACACGACGCGCATCGCCGAGGTGCTCTCGAGCGACCCCGAGATGACCGTCCGCGTGCTGCACCTCGTCAACTCGGTCGCGATCGGCCTGCCGCAGCGGGTGGACTCGCTGCACCGCGCGATCATCATGCTCGGGCCGTCGAAGCTGACCACGCTCGTCATGGCCTCCCTCATCAGCTCGCGGATCCAGCAGATGGACGCCCTGTGGTTCCTCCTCGCGCGTGCCGCGGCCTGCCGCGAGCTCGCCGGGGACGACGCCGGCTACACCGTGGGCCTGCTCTCGGCGTTCTCCGAGGAGACCGGGATCCCCGTGTCGGTGCTCGTCGAGAAGTCGCTCGTGTCCGAGGAGGTCGCGCGCGCGCTCGACTCCTACGAGGGTCACCTCGGTGCGACGCTCGCCGCCGTCGTGGCGCACGAGCACGGCGACGCGGCCGGTGTCGCGGCGACCGCGTGGCGGCCCGAGCAGGTGGCGCACGCCTACCTGGTCGCGCTCCCCTGGGCCCTCGAGACGGTCCGCCAGCTCAACCTCACCTGA
- a CDS encoding DUF3027 domain-containing protein, with protein MPAATLPTPAKRTRTAKPKADAVLVDAVDVALAAAREAAEHPGDVGDHLAATMDADRLASHTFACTMRGYRGWHWTVTVARAPRSKTVTVCEVELLPGAEAILAPEWLPWSERLRPGDIGPGDVLPFRADDPRLEPGYTPTGDEEEDRVAIEELALARTRVLSVDGKDEAAQRWYAGSRGPTTPGAVQAASDCGSCGFLVMLQGSLGQVFGVCANEWSEDDGRVVSLDHGCGAHSETDVEPHPTDWPADAPVIDEMSVEIVDRGAQTPDAAAGAEGTSTEDTSTEDTSAEDGSVEDASTEDASTDVSEPVEAEAPAEDVPPAQASSDGSASEESVAGA; from the coding sequence ATGCCAGCTGCAACACTCCCCACCCCGGCGAAGCGCACCCGGACCGCGAAGCCCAAGGCCGACGCGGTCCTGGTCGACGCGGTCGACGTCGCGCTCGCCGCGGCGCGCGAGGCTGCCGAGCACCCCGGGGACGTCGGCGATCACCTCGCCGCGACCATGGACGCCGACAGGCTCGCCTCGCACACCTTCGCGTGCACCATGCGCGGCTACCGCGGCTGGCACTGGACCGTCACGGTCGCCCGTGCGCCCCGCTCCAAGACCGTCACCGTCTGCGAGGTCGAGCTGCTCCCCGGTGCCGAGGCGATCCTCGCCCCCGAGTGGCTGCCCTGGTCGGAGCGGCTCCGCCCCGGAGACATCGGTCCCGGCGACGTCCTGCCCTTCCGCGCCGACGACCCGCGCCTCGAGCCCGGCTACACCCCGACCGGCGACGAGGAGGAGGACCGCGTCGCGATCGAGGAGCTCGCGCTCGCGCGCACCCGCGTCCTCTCGGTCGACGGCAAGGACGAGGCCGCCCAGCGCTGGTACGCCGGCTCGCGCGGCCCGACCACGCCCGGCGCCGTCCAGGCCGCGTCGGACTGCGGGTCCTGCGGGTTCCTGGTCATGCTGCAGGGCTCCCTCGGGCAGGTCTTCGGGGTCTGCGCGAACGAGTGGTCCGAGGACGACGGCCGCGTCGTCTCCCTCGACCACGGTTGCGGCGCGCACTCGGAGACGGACGTCGAGCCGCACCCGACCGACTGGCCGGCCGACGCCCCCGTCATCGACGAGATGAGCGTGGAGATCGTCGACCGCGGTGCTCAGACGCCGGACGCGGCTGCGGGCGCCGAGGGCACGAGCACGGAAGACACGAGCACGGAAGACACGAGCGCAGAAGACGGCAGCGTGGAAGACGCGAGCACCGAAGACGCGAGCACCGACGTCTCCGAGCCTGTCGAGGCCGAGGCTCCTGCCGAGGACGTACCGCCTGCTCAGGCCTCCTCCGACGGTTCCGCGTCCGAGGAGTCGGTCGCCGGCGCGTGA